One Watersipora subatra chromosome 4, tzWatSuba1.1, whole genome shotgun sequence genomic window carries:
- the LOC137393949 gene encoding piggyBac transposable element-derived protein 4-like, with translation MFCKDRQRSIWRPQCEFLQMPKASTVMSLRRYDQIKRYLHYCNEETSIQDRSHPEYDRLYKIRFLINHMNERFTAEYSPSQDLSVDECMIPFRGRWSGKCYDSSKPIKWGVKVWMACCASSGYALNLDVYSGKDRDFDDLTTVKNSAAVVLKLVQSYWGRGYHVVTDRYYTSPYLLHWLRELQMSGTGTCMTNRKEYPKQLIATKAEARRLEQGDSKWLQCAKTGIVATRWNDKKPIYFLSNYVRAELSEPPTVIRRNKKGEKLTVKATPSVIVYNQMMGGVDLNDKMARLGRSRKSYKWYTRIDRKCFQWSLYNAYVLYKHGQEKPMEFRDFVLQILTTWIGEKSFSRQSTRTNTPAATPNNPEISLDMSKLHCPEWPTDGSKDHRCAVCQKKYLIESQQNPEKAYKDLQHKSVKSSIRCETCNVYLCIKRGSDCWKAYHTRVQYWK, from the coding sequence ATGTTCTGCAAGGATAGGCAGCGAAGTATCTGGAGACCGCAGTGCGAGTTTCTCCAGATGCCTAAAGCTTCAACTGTCATGTCATTACGACGGTATGACCAGATAAAACGTTACCTGCATTACTGTAATGAAGAGACGTCAATTCAGGATCGTAGCCATCCTGAATACGACAGACTTTACAAAATCAGGTTCCTCATCAACCACATGAATGAGCGATTCACAGCAGAGTACTCTCCCTCCCAGGATCTGTCAGTAGACGAGTGCATGATTCCTTTTCGGGGTCGCTGGAGTGGGAAATGTTACGACTCCTCAAAGCCAATCAAATGGGGAGTGAAAGTCTGGATGGCGTGTTGTGCTTCCAGTGGATATGCGCTAAACCTAGATGTCTATTCTGGGAAGGACAGAGACTTTGATGACTTGACCACAGTGAAAAACTCTGCCGCAGTAGTACTGAAACTAGTTCAAAGTTACTGGGGTCGAGGCTACCATGTAGTTACTGATCGCTACTACACGTCACCTTATCTTCTCCACTGGCTACGTGAGCTTCAGATGTCTGGTACTGGTACATGTATGACCAACCGAAAGGAGTACCCGAAACAGCTAATAGCCACCAAAGCGGAAGCTCGGAGGTTGGAGCAAGGGGATTCTAAGTGGCTTCAGTGTGCGAAAACAGGAATTGTAGCAACCCGCTGGAATGACAAGAAACCGATCTACTTCCTGTCAAACTATGTCAGAGCTGAGCTGTCTGAGCCACCAACTGTAATACGTAGAAATAAGAAAGGTGAGAAGCTGACAGTGAAGGCCACACCATCCGTCATCGTATACAATCAGATGATGGGTGGTGTGGACCTCAATGATAAAATGGCAAGACTCGGTCGCTCTCGAAAGTCATATAAGTGGTACACGCGAATCGACCGCAAATGCTTTCAATGGTCCCTGTACAACGCTTATGTGCTCTATAAGCATGGCCAGGAAAAGCCGATGGAATTCAGAGACTTTGTCCTGCAGATACTGACGACATGGATAGGTGAAAAGTCATTCTCTCGACAGTCAACTAGGACAAACACACCAGCTGCCACTCCCAACAATCCGGAGATAAGTCTAGACATGAGCAAACTACACTGTCCCGAGTGGCCTACTGATGGGTCAAAAGATCACCGCTGTGCAGTCTGCCAGAAAAAGTACCTGATAGAATCGCAGCAAAATCCAGAGAAGGCTTACAAAGACTTACAACACAAATCAGTCAAGAGTTCAATTCGGTGTGAAACCTGCAACGTGTACTTGTGCATCAAACGCGGTTCAGACTGCTGGAAAGCGTACCATACCAGAGTTCAGTATTGGAAGTGA
- the LOC137395125 gene encoding nucleosome assembly protein 1-like 1 isoform X2, whose protein sequence is MADDSAPVINGCSETSLDDAQTEDENAKAKSIAGQLMGNPLVLDAIQNKLASMVGGDSGYIKSLPQSVQRRVKALKKLQFECTKIEAEFYEEIHKLECKFADRYSPIFKKRSEIITGKYEPSEEECDWPSDSEDEDEEAKKPPVKEETEKTHGIESFWSTTFKNADMLAEMIQEHDEPILDSLTDIKVSFKSEPMGFTLNFEFDENDYFTDKVLTKHYDMRSSPDEEDPFGFEGPEIVSCKGCTIHWKEGKNVTVSSMKKKQKNAKTGVTRMVTKTVQLESFFNFFSPPDVPEGDSEEGLDEDTEALLQADYRIGYFIREKVVPYAVLYFTGEACEDDDEDEDDEEDNEEEYDEDDDPDYDPNSEPVQAKDCKQQ, encoded by the exons ATGGCTGATGATAG CGCCCCGGTAATCAATGGCTGCAGTGAGACTAGCTTGGATGATGCACAGACAGAAGATGAAAATG CAAAGGCAAAAAGCATTGCTGGACAACTGATGGGCAATCCCCTGGTGCTCGACGCCATACAAAACAAACTGGCAAGCATGGTTGGAGGGGATTCTGGGTACATAAAAAG TCTACCTCAGTCGGTACAGAGGAGAGTGAAAGCTCTTAAGAAACTACAGTTTGAGTGTACCAAGATAGAAGCAGAGTTTTATGAAGAAATCCACAAGCTTGAGTGTAAATTCGCCGATAGATACAGCCCGATATTCAAAAAG AGAAGTGAAATAATTACTGGCAAGTATGAGCCTAGCGAGGAGGAGTGTGATTGGCCGTCAGACTCGGAGGATGAGGATGAGGAGGCAAAGAAGCCTCCAGTCAAGGAGGAGACCGAGAAAACCCATG GCATCGAGTCGTTCTGGTCGACAACGTTTAAGAATGCTGACATGTTGGCTGAAATGATACAGGAGCATGATGAGCCTATCCTTGACAGTCTTACAGATATCAAAGTCTCCTTCAAATCCGAACCTATG GGCTTTACACTAAATTTTGAATTTGATGAGAATGACTACTTCACAGACAAAGTACTAACAAAACATTACGACATGAGAAGTAGTCCTGATGAGGAAGACCCGTTTGGGTTTGAGGGCCCGGAGATCGTCTCATGCAAAGG CTGCACAATCCACTGGAAGGAAGGTAAGAATGTAACAGTGAGTTCGATGAAAAAGAAGCAGAAGAATGCCAAGACGGGAGTGACTAGGATGGTCACTAAGACAGTTCAGTTAGAATCTTTCTTCAATTTCTTCTCTCCCCCTGACG TGCCTGAAGGAGACTCGGAGGAGGGGCTAGATGAGGACACAGAAGCCTTGCTTCAAGCAGACTATAGGATTGGTTACTTCATACGAGAGAAGGTTGTGCCCTACGCCGTGCTCTACTTCACCGGGGAGGCCTGCGAGGATGATGATGAG GATGAAGATGATGAGGAAGACAATGAAGAAGAATATGATGAAGATGACGATCCAGACTATGATCCAAACTCAGAG CCGGTTCAAGCGAAGGACTGCAAGCAACAATAG
- the LOC137395125 gene encoding nucleosome assembly protein 1-like 1 isoform X1: MELQKGNVRSQPIENFVNEQSSRSQETSPAKRIKNQFATKSENSNHSSQRTPAATPLIYIADATDSNEMSGMHFSESVRQHHQEHRDHAYLSPKHSSSGTRISKSEQMLNCLLKDQLQLAYSDHANNVRSAQSYAALEHLRNSQPRLELTPSNSRHTSPSRGTKSQHQSPVVSRKCTSRGCDACSTGSEKSYGSNRSTPSHLTVGRSKSATPSRTHSPTQLGQRQNFSGSLTNSPTRSPVFNGLSNDSVTGGSEMVKHAHINLIWALILDAIKTAHLDQFSESDPKQWWRKLFHTLKQIHGRAKAKSIAGQLMGNPLVLDAIQNKLASMVGGDSGYIKSLPQSVQRRVKALKKLQFECTKIEAEFYEEIHKLECKFADRYSPIFKKRSEIITGKYEPSEEECDWPSDSEDEDEEAKKPPVKEETEKTHGIESFWSTTFKNADMLAEMIQEHDEPILDSLTDIKVSFKSEPMGFTLNFEFDENDYFTDKVLTKHYDMRSSPDEEDPFGFEGPEIVSCKGCTIHWKEGKNVTVSSMKKKQKNAKTGVTRMVTKTVQLESFFNFFSPPDVPEGDSEEGLDEDTEALLQADYRIGYFIREKVVPYAVLYFTGEACEDDDEDEDDEEDNEEEYDEDDDPDYDPNSEPVQAKDCKQQ; encoded by the exons ATGGAGTTGCAAAAAGGAAATGTGCGAAGCCAACCAATTGAAAACTTCGTTAATGAGCAATCTTCGAGATCTCAAGAGACCTCTCCAGCCAAGCGGATAAAAAATCAGTTTGCTACTAAGTCGGAGAATAGCAATCATTCGTCTCAACGAACGCCTGCTGCTACACCATTGATTTACATCGCGGATGCCACGGACAGCAACGAAATGTCAGGAATGCATTTTTCCGAAAGCGTTCGACAACACCACCAGGAGCACAGAGATCACGCGTATCTCTCGCCCAAACATTCGTCGTCTGGGACAAGAATCAGCAAATCAGAGCAGATGCTCAACTGTCTCCTCAAGGATCAGTTGCAGCTTGCCTATAGCGACCATGCCAACAATGTACGATCAGCTCAGTCGTACGCCGCCCTTGAGCACCTCCGAAATTCTCAGCCACGACTGGAGCTTACTCCCAGCAACTCTCGTCACACGAGTCCTAGCAGAGGCACCAAATCCCAACATCAAAGTCCAGTGGTCTCGAGGAAGTGCACTTCTAGAGGATGTGATGCCTGCTCCACCGGATCGGAGAAAAGTTATGGCAGCAATAGGTCGACACCATCACATCTAACTGTCGGTCGATCTAAGTCGGCCACACCATCACGCACCCACTCACCAACACAGTTAGGCCAGCGACAGAACTTCTCCGGGTCACTGACAAATAGTCCAACACGGTCTCCAGTTTTCAACGGGCTTTCCAATGATAGTGTGACCGGGGGCAGTGAAATGGTAAAGCACGCGCACATTAACCTGATATGGGCACTCATACTAGATGCTATAAAAACAGCACATTTGGATCAATTTAGCGAAAGTGATCCTAAACAATGGTGGAGAAAATTGTTTCACACGCTAAAACAGATCCATGGCAGAG CAAAGGCAAAAAGCATTGCTGGACAACTGATGGGCAATCCCCTGGTGCTCGACGCCATACAAAACAAACTGGCAAGCATGGTTGGAGGGGATTCTGGGTACATAAAAAG TCTACCTCAGTCGGTACAGAGGAGAGTGAAAGCTCTTAAGAAACTACAGTTTGAGTGTACCAAGATAGAAGCAGAGTTTTATGAAGAAATCCACAAGCTTGAGTGTAAATTCGCCGATAGATACAGCCCGATATTCAAAAAG AGAAGTGAAATAATTACTGGCAAGTATGAGCCTAGCGAGGAGGAGTGTGATTGGCCGTCAGACTCGGAGGATGAGGATGAGGAGGCAAAGAAGCCTCCAGTCAAGGAGGAGACCGAGAAAACCCATG GCATCGAGTCGTTCTGGTCGACAACGTTTAAGAATGCTGACATGTTGGCTGAAATGATACAGGAGCATGATGAGCCTATCCTTGACAGTCTTACAGATATCAAAGTCTCCTTCAAATCCGAACCTATG GGCTTTACACTAAATTTTGAATTTGATGAGAATGACTACTTCACAGACAAAGTACTAACAAAACATTACGACATGAGAAGTAGTCCTGATGAGGAAGACCCGTTTGGGTTTGAGGGCCCGGAGATCGTCTCATGCAAAGG CTGCACAATCCACTGGAAGGAAGGTAAGAATGTAACAGTGAGTTCGATGAAAAAGAAGCAGAAGAATGCCAAGACGGGAGTGACTAGGATGGTCACTAAGACAGTTCAGTTAGAATCTTTCTTCAATTTCTTCTCTCCCCCTGACG TGCCTGAAGGAGACTCGGAGGAGGGGCTAGATGAGGACACAGAAGCCTTGCTTCAAGCAGACTATAGGATTGGTTACTTCATACGAGAGAAGGTTGTGCCCTACGCCGTGCTCTACTTCACCGGGGAGGCCTGCGAGGATGATGATGAG GATGAAGATGATGAGGAAGACAATGAAGAAGAATATGATGAAGATGACGATCCAGACTATGATCCAAACTCAGAG CCGGTTCAAGCGAAGGACTGCAAGCAACAATAG